A region of Methyloversatilis discipulorum DNA encodes the following proteins:
- a CDS encoding carboxypeptidase-like regulatory domain-containing protein, producing MFRQIILVLALIASPAVHAHGMRISVTPAQDGVAGRVWYSDETPGAGNAVSLVDAAGRELASTISDAEGRFAFSAVAAGDYAVVAEGEEGHRAEARIAYAPAAGPVSAAGVEDAKLTALLRAELQPLREDIARFEQRIRLHDLIGGIGFIVGLCGLLVAWRARRRR from the coding sequence ATGTTCAGACAGATCATCCTCGTGCTGGCGCTGATCGCGTCGCCCGCCGTCCATGCACACGGAATGCGCATCAGCGTGACGCCGGCACAGGACGGCGTGGCGGGTCGGGTGTGGTACTCCGACGAAACGCCGGGTGCCGGCAACGCGGTGTCGCTGGTCGACGCCGCTGGCCGCGAACTGGCGTCGACCATCAGCGATGCCGAGGGGCGTTTCGCCTTCAGTGCGGTCGCGGCGGGTGATTACGCTGTGGTGGCCGAAGGCGAGGAGGGGCATCGCGCCGAGGCACGTATTGCCTATGCGCCCGCCGCGGGGCCGGTGTCCGCGGCGGGTGTCGAGGACGCGAAGCTGACGGCATTGCTGCGCGCCGAACTGCAGCCCTTGCGCGAGGACATCGCCCGCTTCGAACAGCGCATCCGCCTGCACGACCTGATAGGCGGCATCGGCTTCATCGTCGGCTTGTGCGGCCTGCTGGTCGCCTGGCGTGCGCGCCGTCGTAGATAG
- a CDS encoding ANTAR domain-containing response regulator: MHTYDDTSPQLLLVEDDRLNAATLGDGLRAHGYGVHVARSAEEALALLGTTRIDLVILDEKLPGMTGLEFAAVLREHHGLPLIFLTAFGDPGRVRSAIERGALAYLVKPLDVEQLLPTLRTALARSEELRQLRSTGQHLQRALDERREISIAVGILMERLRIDRQPAFEMLRKTARAQRRRIEDVAKDMMQPLGGGTPRAGAGQ, translated from the coding sequence ATGCACACATACGACGACACCAGCCCGCAACTTCTGCTGGTTGAGGACGACAGGCTGAACGCAGCCACGCTGGGCGACGGGCTCCGGGCTCACGGCTACGGCGTCCATGTGGCGCGCTCGGCCGAAGAGGCGCTGGCGCTGCTCGGGACGACGCGCATCGATCTGGTCATCCTCGACGAAAAGCTGCCGGGCATGACCGGGCTGGAGTTCGCGGCGGTACTGCGCGAGCATCATGGCCTGCCGCTGATCTTCCTGACCGCCTTCGGCGACCCGGGTCGCGTGCGCAGCGCCATCGAGCGCGGCGCGCTGGCCTATCTGGTCAAGCCGCTGGACGTCGAACAGCTGCTGCCCACGCTGCGCACCGCCCTCGCACGATCGGAGGAACTGCGGCAGCTGCGCAGCACCGGCCAGCACCTGCAGCGCGCACTCGACGAGCGGCGCGAAATCAGCATCGCCGTCGGCATCCTGATGGAGCGTCTGCGCATCGACCGCCAGCCTGCCTTCGAAATGCTGCGCAAGACGGCGCGCGCCCAGCGCCGGCGCATCGAGGACGTGGCCAAGGACATGATGCAGCCGCTCGGCGGCGGTACGCCGCGAGCTGGCGCCGGTCAGTAG
- the cbiM gene encoding cobalt transporter CbiM, producing the protein MHISEGVLSWPVLAGGAAIAAAAVGVGLRRLPDERIPVAGLLCALFFVAALIHIPVGIASVHLVLNGLCGVLLGWAAFPVIAAALTLQALLFGFGGLSTLGVNILVMGMPALIAAAAFRAPWPRSAALRGAVCGALAIVCGVLLMALALWLSGGAAFASLIGMVMLAHLPVIAIEAAMTAAIVGSLQRARPALLQFRVSA; encoded by the coding sequence ATGCATATTTCCGAAGGCGTACTTTCGTGGCCGGTGCTGGCCGGCGGCGCGGCGATCGCGGCGGCGGCGGTCGGCGTCGGCCTGCGCCGCTTGCCCGACGAGCGCATACCGGTGGCGGGGCTGCTGTGCGCGCTGTTCTTCGTCGCCGCGCTGATCCACATTCCGGTCGGCATCGCATCGGTGCATCTGGTGCTCAATGGCCTGTGCGGCGTGCTGCTGGGCTGGGCCGCCTTTCCGGTCATCGCCGCGGCACTCACCCTGCAGGCACTGCTGTTCGGCTTCGGCGGACTCAGCACCCTCGGTGTGAACATCCTGGTCATGGGCATGCCGGCGCTGATCGCGGCGGCCGCCTTCCGGGCGCCGTGGCCGCGCAGCGCAGCCCTGCGCGGCGCGGTGTGCGGCGCCCTGGCCATCGTCTGCGGCGTGCTGCTGATGGCGCTGGCCTTGTGGCTGTCCGGCGGCGCCGCATTCGCGTCGCTGATCGGCATGGTGATGCTGGCGCATCTGCCGGTGATCGCGATCGAGGCAGCGATGACGGCGGCCATCGTCGGTTCGCTGCAGCGTGCGCGGCCGGCACTGCTGCAGTTCCGGGTGAGCGCATGA
- a CDS encoding sensor histidine kinase translates to MGIPAFPDLFEGIADALFLVTPSGVIMHMNGAASELLGYRPDELAGKHVSMLYPPSEEARVQACFDELAVRRSTRHLDGVALTRDGRTVAVDVVGSRIEFAGEPAVIAVVRDIRERKQAEAELRAAQERFYLLAEHIREIFWVSDPHTRALYYASPAFSDISALPNGEQPGDLNSWALAVAPPDRPRFEAFLAAQAQGKVAQVEVRVADRNGGLRWLHCRAFPWQAQDGHARVAGVAEDITARKEAEAHRLAQAERQRETLVREAHHRIKNSLQGVVGLLRRCAGQHPALAHALTGAISQVRSIAVIHELQGSQSGAPVQLGEFLRMIAGSIEGLFDARVKLDVRDLSAFELRLADSEAVPLAIVLNELLMNAVKHRQIDRDAGVDVELSTDDDGALIVIGNSGELPPGFDFAARRGLGQGLELLAALLPTEHATLDFRQQPGRVLTRLALRPPIITFDETRDHAHIRRHQPATSAG, encoded by the coding sequence ATGGGCATCCCCGCCTTCCCCGACCTGTTCGAAGGCATTGCCGACGCGCTGTTCCTGGTGACGCCGAGCGGCGTGATCATGCACATGAACGGTGCCGCGAGCGAACTGCTGGGCTACCGCCCCGACGAACTCGCCGGCAAGCACGTTTCCATGCTTTACCCGCCGTCTGAAGAGGCACGCGTACAGGCCTGTTTCGACGAACTGGCGGTCAGGCGCAGCACGCGCCACCTCGACGGCGTGGCGCTGACCCGTGACGGCCGGACGGTGGCGGTGGACGTCGTCGGTTCGCGCATCGAGTTCGCTGGCGAACCGGCGGTCATCGCGGTGGTACGCGACATCCGCGAACGCAAGCAGGCCGAAGCGGAACTGCGCGCCGCGCAGGAGCGCTTCTATCTGCTGGCAGAGCACATCCGCGAAATCTTCTGGGTCAGCGACCCGCACACGCGAGCGCTGTATTACGCCAGCCCCGCCTTTTCGGACATCAGCGCACTGCCGAACGGCGAACAGCCCGGCGATCTGAACAGTTGGGCACTGGCGGTGGCACCACCCGACCGACCGCGTTTCGAAGCATTTCTCGCTGCCCAGGCGCAGGGCAAGGTGGCGCAAGTCGAGGTGCGCGTCGCCGACCGCAACGGCGGCCTGCGCTGGCTGCACTGCCGCGCCTTCCCGTGGCAGGCGCAGGACGGCCATGCCCGCGTGGCCGGTGTCGCCGAGGACATCACGGCGCGCAAGGAAGCCGAGGCGCACCGGCTGGCGCAGGCCGAACGGCAGCGCGAAACGCTGGTGCGTGAGGCGCACCACCGCATCAAGAACAGCCTGCAGGGCGTGGTCGGACTGCTGCGCCGCTGCGCCGGACAACACCCGGCGCTCGCCCACGCGCTGACCGGCGCCATCAGCCAGGTTCGATCGATCGCCGTCATCCACGAACTGCAGGGCAGTCAGTCCGGCGCACCGGTCCAGCTCGGCGAATTCCTGCGCATGATTGCCGGCAGCATCGAAGGCCTGTTCGATGCCCGGGTGAAGCTCGATGTGCGTGACCTCAGCGCCTTCGAACTGCGTCTGGCCGACAGCGAAGCGGTGCCACTGGCCATCGTGCTCAACGAACTGCTGATGAATGCGGTGAAGCACCGGCAGATCGACCGCGACGCCGGCGTGGACGTCGAGCTGTCGACGGACGACGACGGCGCACTCATCGTCATCGGCAACAGCGGCGAGCTGCCGCCCGGCTTCGATTTCGCCGCACGCCGCGGCCTCGGCCAGGGCCTCGAACTGCTGGCCGCGCTGCTGCCGACCGAGCACGCCACACTGGATTTTCGCCAGCAGCCGGGACGCGTACTGACGCGCCTCGCGCTGCGGCCGCCCATCATTACGTTTGACGAGACCCGCGACCATGCACACATACGACGACACCAGCCCGCAACTTCTGCTGGTTGA
- a CDS encoding TonB-dependent receptor → MVLAPTAQGALLVSGVLAPAMAQERVAVVLDAIQVSADGVTGKRGLSTGSEALPAAVTVIGQDEIARTNVKDFTDLLRRVPGVNAFTYGQGDIGSPIRMRGFSGNAHGGDVAIYVDGVPQNFPSASQGGSGMSDLSWLTPDMIERIEVIKGPFSALYGDQARSGAINITTRTGGASSLSATLGRYGYGKLNGVLVKEGTHGTLFAAGEVLTSEGFRDNSDMTRGNLFAKYTVPLSDGLLSLRGHYYKVSFDSPGYLTLADLRAGIVDPRDANPYAVPLFGDAERYGAVLNYAPRGEAGWNATAYVEHYEKNRTNGGTAPSTNLQSDDRNLFGGRLLHTSRFGDLALLSAGAEMRYDRGDAWNQRYTNGQASGLYTNAYRLELLTYAAFVQGQLKIAEPLKLVAGLRHDRFDYDIDNLKRPAASTTYEASVTTPRIGLVYTPVDALELYANYGEGFRSAGAPEISPQGPGVIPLGSAGGVASGDLRPPKAESYDVGFNARLGPAWRVGASLYTTKNSSEIRETFSGSGVFVPIGDTEREGYEVDVDFVPDPAWRLYGSYGYVRARIKNPPVAGRDLIAGLPDRVAGLGVEYTTPFADGMVRANANYQYLSAPPFYLAGNTPEYAPAWLRYDLRLSYQRGPSTWTLYAILQPKRFASEMTGTSVDPRPRVDGGATYTYTF, encoded by the coding sequence ATGGTGCTTGCGCCGACGGCGCAGGGCGCCTTGCTGGTGAGTGGTGTGCTTGCACCGGCGATGGCACAGGAGCGTGTTGCCGTCGTGCTCGACGCCATCCAGGTGTCGGCTGACGGCGTCACGGGCAAGCGTGGCCTGTCGACTGGCAGCGAGGCACTGCCGGCGGCGGTGACGGTGATCGGCCAGGACGAGATCGCGCGCACCAACGTCAAGGACTTCACCGACCTGCTGCGCCGGGTGCCCGGCGTGAACGCCTTCACCTACGGCCAGGGCGACATCGGCAGTCCGATACGGATGCGCGGCTTTTCCGGCAACGCGCATGGTGGCGACGTCGCCATCTACGTCGATGGTGTGCCGCAGAACTTCCCGTCGGCGTCGCAGGGCGGTTCGGGCATGAGCGACCTGTCCTGGCTGACGCCGGACATGATCGAGCGCATCGAGGTGATCAAGGGCCCCTTCTCGGCACTGTACGGCGACCAGGCCCGCTCGGGCGCCATCAACATCACGACGCGTACCGGTGGCGCTTCGTCGCTGTCGGCGACGCTTGGGCGCTACGGCTACGGCAAGCTGAATGGCGTGCTGGTGAAAGAGGGTACGCACGGCACCTTGTTCGCGGCCGGCGAAGTGCTCACCAGCGAAGGTTTCCGCGACAACTCGGACATGACGCGTGGCAACCTGTTCGCCAAGTACACGGTGCCGCTGTCGGACGGTCTGCTGTCGCTGCGCGGTCACTACTACAAGGTCAGTTTCGATTCGCCGGGCTATCTGACGCTGGCCGACCTGCGCGCCGGCATCGTCGATCCTCGTGACGCCAATCCGTACGCGGTGCCGCTGTTCGGTGACGCCGAGCGCTATGGCGCGGTGCTGAACTACGCACCGCGTGGCGAGGCGGGATGGAACGCCACCGCCTACGTCGAGCACTACGAGAAGAACCGCACCAATGGAGGCACCGCGCCGAGCACGAATCTGCAGTCGGACGACCGCAACCTGTTCGGCGGCCGCCTGCTGCACACCAGCCGCTTCGGCGACCTTGCGCTGCTCAGCGCCGGTGCCGAAATGCGTTACGACCGTGGCGATGCCTGGAACCAGCGTTACACCAACGGTCAGGCGAGCGGGCTCTACACCAATGCCTACCGGCTCGAACTGCTGACCTACGCCGCCTTCGTCCAGGGGCAGCTGAAGATTGCCGAGCCGCTCAAGCTGGTGGCCGGTCTGCGTCACGACCGTTTCGACTACGACATCGACAACCTGAAGCGCCCGGCCGCCTCGACCACCTACGAAGCGTCGGTCACCACGCCGCGCATCGGCCTGGTCTACACGCCGGTCGACGCGCTCGAACTGTATGCCAACTATGGCGAGGGCTTCCGTTCGGCCGGCGCGCCGGAAATTTCGCCCCAGGGCCCCGGGGTGATACCGCTCGGTTCGGCGGGCGGCGTGGCGAGCGGCGATCTGCGTCCGCCCAAGGCGGAATCCTACGACGTCGGTTTCAATGCGCGATTGGGGCCGGCCTGGCGTGTGGGGGCCAGTCTCTACACCACGAAGAACAGCAGCGAAATCCGCGAGACCTTCTCCGGCAGTGGTGTGTTCGTGCCGATCGGCGACACCGAGCGTGAGGGGTATGAGGTCGATGTCGACTTCGTTCCCGATCCGGCCTGGCGGCTTTATGGCTCCTACGGCTATGTGCGTGCGCGCATAAAGAATCCGCCCGTAGCCGGTCGCGATCTGATCGCCGGTCTGCCGGACCGGGTGGCCGGCCTCGGTGTGGAGTACACGACCCCCTTCGCCGACGGCATGGTGCGGGCGAACGCGAACTACCAGTATCTGTCCGCACCCCCCTTCTACCTCGCCGGCAACACACCCGAGTACGCACCCGCCTGGCTGCGCTACGACCTGCGGCTGAGTTACCAGCGCGGGCCATCGACGTGGACGCTGTACGCCATCCTGCAGCCGAAGCGCTTCGCCTCGGAAATGACCGGCACCAGCGTCGATCCGCGGCCGCGCGTCGATGGCGGCGCCACCTACACCTATACCTTTTGA
- a CDS encoding DUF4198 domain-containing protein — MKNTVLMMCMLGWMSAASAHDAWVDERGPAHAVRYGHADKVEAYDTKKVVAVKAWDARGVEVTTSTRVGDDGVQIEAPAAALIALDFDNGYWCKVDGKSRNVPKTEVPGATDGSRSLKFGKTVLAWNAALTRPLGRTLEVVPVSAAAPVAGQPLTLVVLFEGKPLAGAKVNTGGTHYDKPLLTDDKGQVTVPVQPGLNIVGVGHSLPHDGPQADKLNMAANLRFTVR; from the coding sequence ATGAAGAACACCGTACTGATGATGTGCATGCTGGGCTGGATGAGCGCCGCGTCGGCGCACGACGCCTGGGTGGACGAACGCGGGCCGGCGCACGCCGTGCGCTACGGCCATGCCGACAAGGTGGAGGCCTACGACACGAAGAAGGTGGTCGCGGTGAAAGCCTGGGACGCCAGAGGCGTCGAGGTGACGACAAGTACGCGCGTCGGCGACGACGGCGTGCAGATCGAGGCGCCCGCTGCCGCGCTGATCGCGCTCGATTTCGACAATGGCTACTGGTGCAAGGTCGATGGCAAGTCGCGCAACGTGCCGAAGACCGAGGTGCCGGGTGCCACCGACGGTTCGCGTTCGCTCAAGTTCGGCAAGACGGTGCTGGCTTGGAATGCCGCCCTGACCCGTCCGCTCGGTCGCACGCTCGAGGTCGTGCCGGTATCGGCGGCCGCGCCGGTGGCCGGTCAGCCGCTGACCCTCGTCGTGCTGTTCGAAGGCAAGCCGCTTGCCGGCGCCAAGGTGAACACCGGCGGCACGCACTACGACAAACCCTTGCTTACCGACGACAAGGGGCAGGTGACGGTGCCGGTTCAGCCCGGGCTGAACATCGTCGGCGTGGGGCACAGCCTGCCTCATGACGGCCCGCAGGCCGACAAGCTGAACATGGCGGCCAATCTGCGCTTCACGGTACGCTGA